GAGGATGGTCCGGTGGCTACGAGTGAAACCCGTGACGGCGTCGCGCTCACCAACTTGGACGAGCAACTGTTCGAGGGCGCCGGAGCCACCAAGCGCGACCTCGTCGATTACCTCGACGCGCTCCACCCGCAGGTCATTGTTGCCCTCCGCGACCGGCCGTTGTCGGTCATCCGCGCGCTGCGCGGTCAGAAGCCGTTCATGCAGAAGAACGTGCCGAAGTACACGCCGGACTGGGTTGCCACCACGCCGGTATGGTCGGCAGCCTCGAAGCGGGAGATCACCTACGCGCTGTGCAACGACCGGCGGACCCTGTTGTGGTTCGCCAATCAGCGTGCCGTCGAGTTCCATCCGACCCTGTTCCGGGTTCCGGACACCGACGTCCCCACCCACCTCGTCCTCGACCTCGACCCGCCCGAGGGCGGTGACTTTCGCTCGGTGATCGCCGTGGCCGACCTGGTCCGCCAGGCGCTGGCCGACGTCGGCCTGGCCGGCGCGGTGAAGACCAGCGGGTCCAAGGGCGTGCACGTATTCGTCCCGGTGACCGAGGCGGACACCGAGCAGGTCGCCCTGGCCACGCGCGCGCTGGCGGTCCGGGCCGAGGCACTCGACCCGACCCTCGCCACGACCGCCTTCATCAAGGACGATCGCGAGGGGAAGGTCTTCCTCGACTCCACCCGCGTCGGCGGCGCCAGCGTCGCCGCCGTGTACAGCCCGCGGCTGCGGCCGGGCACGCCGGTGTCCTTTCCCGTCGCATGGTCAGCTCTCGCCGACGTGACCCCGGCCGACTTCACCGTGCGCACGGTGCCCACCCTGATCGGTGACGCGGACCCGTGGACGGCGCTGTTGCCCGCACCCCAACCGGTGCCCGCCGAGCTCGTCGAGCAAGGCCGCACCATCCCCGCCGCCCGCGCGCAAGCGCTGCACGAACGGCTGCGGCGAAACCACCGCGGAGAAGGCGTCGACGTGGCTGGATCGCAGTCATGATCACCGTCTGATTGCCCGACGCAGCAGGCTTGACAGGCGTGTGCCCTACCGCGATAGTTAGGTATGTGCCTAAGTTTCATGCCGAGCTCGATGCCGTGTTGCGCGCGCTCGCCGATCCGACGCGCCGCGCCGTCGTGGAGCGATTGGTGAAGTCGCCGGCAGTCGTGTCCGAACTCGCGGCACCGTTCGCAATGGCACTGCCGTCGCTCATGCAGCACCTGCGCGTTCTCGAGGACGCTGGGATCGTCACGTCGGAGAAGCACGGGCGCGTTCGCACGGTGAGCCTGAAACCCGGCGGGCTCGACGTGCTGCAGCTCTGGCTCGGCGAGCAACGCACGTCCGCAGAACGCCAAGCCGACCGGCTCGGCATCCACCTGGTCCGCACCACACCGAAGGAAGACTGACATGACCCGCGTTCGACTCGATCTGTTCCTCTCGCTCGATGGCTATGCCGCGACCGCAGAACCGACTCCCGACAGTCCGATGGGCAAGGACTGGGAGCGGCTGACGGCCGCCTATGCCGCCACCCGCACGTTCCGCGAGCTCGTCTTCGGCGACACCAGTGGCGCCGGCACGACCGGCATCGACGACCGGTACGCCCGGGCGTCCTTCGAGGGCATCGGCTCGGAAATCATGGGTGCGGCGATGTTCGGCCTGCACTCGTTCCCCGACGATCCGGACTGGAAGGGCTGGTGGGGCGACCGGCCGCCGTTCCACACCCCGGTCTACGTGCTCACCCACACCGCGCCCCGCCCGTCGATCCCGATGGAGGGGGGAACGACGTTCCACTTCCGCAACGCCGCCAGCAAAGAGGTGCTCGCCGAGGCGGGCGAGGCCGCCGGCGGCAACGACGTCCGCGTCGGTGGCGGGATCGGCACCGCGCGTGACTTCCTGCTCGCCGGGCTGGTCGATCAGTTGCACGTGATGATCGCCCCGATCATCCTGGGCAGGGGAACCCGGCTGTGGGACGACCTGGACGGCCTCGAGCTGACCCACACAGTGACGTCCGAGGTGGCCGAAAGCGGCACCATCCACGTCAACTTCACGCGGTAGCGCCATGACCATCACACGCCGGCTCGCTCGCGCCGGATTCACCCTGACCCGCGACTACCCCGTTACCGTCGAGCGCGTCTGGGACGCGTTCGCCGAGGGAGAGCAGAAGCTGCAATGGTTCGGCGACGGCGACTCCTTCGAACGCGATGAGTGGGCGTTCGACTTCCGGGTCGGAGGACGCGACATAGCCGAGGCGACTTTCCACAACGGGCCGGTGTCGCGGTTCGAGGCCACCTACACCGACATCGTCGAGCACGTGCGCATCGTCAACACCTACGACATGTGGCTCGACGGCGTGCACATGTCGACATCGGTGGCGTCGTTCGAGTTCGAGCCGATCGACCAGGGCACCCGCCTCACGCACATCGAGCACGGTGTCTTCTTCGACCAGTTCTGGGCCGACGGTCCGAACCGGGAGGCCGGCAGTCGGGGCATCCTCGAGACGCTGGGCAAGTATCTCGCGTAGATCAGTACCGTGTCCGCCGAGGCGGGCATCACACGATTCTCGTCAACCGTCCTGCGGACGAGGTCTTCGCCTTTGCGCGAACGCGAAGGATGACCCGCGGGCGTTCGACGCGTACTCAGCGTCGGGTCGCGCGCAGTACGACGTCCTCCACGTGGTGCGCGGTCGTGGCGGCGCCCGGTGGACGTTCGCGCTTCTCGTAGACGTCGACGGTCCATCCTGATGAAGAGCGCAGGACCTCGGCGACGTCCTCGACGCGCACGTAGGCATCGGGATCGAAGGGGCGGCCGTGCGCCGGATCCACCGTTTGGCGCATCGGCTCGATGTCGTGGCTGACGACGAGCAGCGTGCCGCCGGGCGCCACCGCCGCGAGCAGGTTGTGCACGCCGCTGCCGTCCGGTGTGCGTGGGATCGATGCGTACTGCGCCGACACCAGGCCGAACGCGCGCCCGCCGTAGGGCTGCCAGTCGTTCGCGTTCGCGAGCAGACACTCGACGCTCACCTCGCGCTGCCGTGCGCCCACTGCCACTCGATCCAAGGCACGCTGCGAGACGTCGCTCGCGGTCACGGTCCAGCCCTGTGCAGCCAGCCAGATCGCGTCCCCGCCTTCCCCAGCGCCGACGTCCAGCGCGGTGCCCGGACATAGTCCGTTGATCTCATTCACCAGCGAGCCGTTCGGGTTGCCACTCCAGAGCGGCTCATCGCGGTAGCGGTCGTCCCAGTCCAGCGCGTTCGCCGACGGCCGAGCCGCCACACGCATGTCCTCTTCGGCGAGGCTGAAGCCGATCATCGAGCCGATCCGGCTTCCCTCAGCAGCGGCCTGCAGCACCTGATTGGCGGGGTCGGCAACGTTGCCCGCCGCGTACACACCCTGCACGGAGGTCTGCCCCGCCGCGTCCGTCTCGATGCGGTCGCCCGCTCCGCTCGGATGTGCGACCGGCCGCAGGCCGAGTGATGCGAAGGCATCAACACGCGCGGTGAACCGCGGGCCGATCGCGATCACGTCCGCGTCGATGACGGTGCCGTCGGCGAGCTCGACGCCGGCGACGTGACCTGCTGCATCCTCGACGACGCGTCGCACCGTTCCCTCGACGACATCGACATCGCTCGCGCGCAGCGCAGCGACGTCGGCGTCGTCGACGCCCGCGTCGGGTTGCACGACCACGGTGAACCGGTGGGTGAGCTGGCGAAACAGTGCTGCCGGGTGCAGCCCACCGGCGTGCACTGCGAGCAGCACGATCCGCCGATCGCGCACCTCGTAGCCGTGACAGAACGGGCAGTGGATGACGTCGCGTCCCCAGTGCTCGGCGAGTCCCACGATGCGAGGGAGCTCGTCGACGAGACCGGTGGCAGCGAGCACACGCCGGGCGATCACCGCGTGACCGCCCTCGAGTCGGACCTCGAACCGTCCGTCGTCGAGGCGGCGCACATCGCTCGCTCGTCCGGTCAGCACTTCGCCGCCGTAGCTGCGCACTTCTTCGCGCCCTGCGTCGATCAGTTCGCCGGGTGCGGTGCCGTCCCGGCCGAGGAAGCTGTGCATGAGGGCGGCCGGCGCGTTCCTCGGCTCACCCGCGTCGACGACGATGACCGAGCGGCGCTGGCGGCCCAGCTGCAGGGCCGCGGCAAGGCCTGCTGCCGAGCCGCCGATAACGCACACGTCGCAGTGCCGCCGGACGGGCCGATCGTGTCGATCACTCATGGCCGCGACGGTACGACCGCGACACTCGATATCGCAACTCGCTTTGCTATATTCGCAAGATGTCGAGCAAGAGCGCAACGGACGATGTCGAGCAGGTCGTCCGAACCCGGCTGCGCAGTCTGCGCACGACGCTCGGCCTGTCCCTCGAGGAGTTGTCCAAGCGCACCAACGTCAGCGCGTCCACGATCAGTCGCATCGAAACGGGACATCGCACCATCAGCCTCGACGTGCTCGTCCCGCTGGCCAGGGCGCTGCAGGTCGACCTGGATGCCCTGCTCGACGTCAGCGGCGACGACGATGTCGTCATCCGCCCGAGTCCGAGCCGAAGCGGCAAACGCACCACGTGGATGCTGAGTCGGCCGACCGGTAGCACGATCGCGGTCAAGACGCGGCTCGAGCCCAGACGGCAGACCGATGAGCTACGCGTGCATCCGGGTCACGACTGGTTCTTCGTGCTGTCCGGGCGGGTCCGGCTGCGGCTCGGCGACCGCGACATCATCGTCGAGACGGGTGAGGCCGCCGAGTTCAACACGATGACCCCGCACGCCGTGTCACCCGAAGGCGCACCTGCCGAGATCATCCAGATCTTCAACCGCGACGGCTTGCACGCCCACGTCCACAGGCAACCCGGCTAGCAACCAGAGCAGGGATCGTCCGAGGACGCGCTACCCGTCGCGGCGCGTCCCGTCACCGACATGAAAGCCAACGAGCAACGGACATCCCGGGTGCAGCACCCGATGGAACTGCGCGAACACTGCGGGCAAAACGTGATCCGGCACGTGGATCACCGACCAGAACGCGAGTACTCCCGCGACGGAGTCGTCGGCCAGGTCGAGGTCGGTCATCGTCCCCACCTCGAAGTCGAGGTCTGGGTAGTCGCGCCTCGCGATAGCGATCATGCCGGGCGAAAGATCGATGCCGAATGCGTCTACGCCAAGTTGGTGGAGGTAATCGGTGACGTAGCCCGGACCGCAGCCGACGTCGGCCACCCGACCGCCACCAGCATCACGCACCAACTCGGCGAACAACGCCAGGCTTGCGCGCAAGTAAGGACTCTCCTCGAGCAGGCCGCGCACCTTGTCGGCGTAACCGGAGGCGTCGGTGTCGTACGAGGTTCGCGTGTCAGACAGCCAGTTGTCGGTCATCGCAGAACACACTAGAGCGCTCGGAACGACTTGTCGTCGGACGGCGGCACGGAGCGATCATGTGCCGCGAGGCGACGACCTCCGACTCGATGGCCGTGCCGCTGAGCGACCATTTCAGCG
This genomic stretch from Jatrophihabitans cynanchi harbors:
- a CDS encoding DNA polymerase domain-containing protein, encoding MATSETRDGVALTNLDEQLFEGAGATKRDLVDYLDALHPQVIVALRDRPLSVIRALRGQKPFMQKNVPKYTPDWVATTPVWSAASKREITYALCNDRRTLLWFANQRAVEFHPTLFRVPDTDVPTHLVLDLDPPEGGDFRSVIAVADLVRQALADVGLAGAVKTSGSKGVHVFVPVTEADTEQVALATRALAVRAEALDPTLATTAFIKDDREGKVFLDSTRVGGASVAAVYSPRLRPGTPVSFPVAWSALADVTPADFTVRTVPTLIGDADPWTALLPAPQPVPAELVEQGRTIPAARAQALHERLRRNHRGEGVDVAGSQS
- a CDS encoding ArsR/SmtB family transcription factor; this encodes MPKFHAELDAVLRALADPTRRAVVERLVKSPAVVSELAAPFAMALPSLMQHLRVLEDAGIVTSEKHGRVRTVSLKPGGLDVLQLWLGEQRTSAERQADRLGIHLVRTTPKED
- a CDS encoding dihydrofolate reductase family protein — translated: MTRVRLDLFLSLDGYAATAEPTPDSPMGKDWERLTAAYAATRTFRELVFGDTSGAGTTGIDDRYARASFEGIGSEIMGAAMFGLHSFPDDPDWKGWWGDRPPFHTPVYVLTHTAPRPSIPMEGGTTFHFRNAASKEVLAEAGEAAGGNDVRVGGGIGTARDFLLAGLVDQLHVMIAPIILGRGTRLWDDLDGLELTHTVTSEVAESGTIHVNFTR
- a CDS encoding SRPBCC domain-containing protein, with translation MTITRRLARAGFTLTRDYPVTVERVWDAFAEGEQKLQWFGDGDSFERDEWAFDFRVGGRDIAEATFHNGPVSRFEATYTDIVEHVRIVNTYDMWLDGVHMSTSVASFEFEPIDQGTRLTHIEHGVFFDQFWADGPNREAGSRGILETLGKYLA
- a CDS encoding bifunctional NAD(P)/FAD-dependent oxidoreductase/class I SAM-dependent methyltransferase, yielding MSDRHDRPVRRHCDVCVIGGSAAGLAAALQLGRQRRSVIVVDAGEPRNAPAALMHSFLGRDGTAPGELIDAGREEVRSYGGEVLTGRASDVRRLDDGRFEVRLEGGHAVIARRVLAATGLVDELPRIVGLAEHWGRDVIHCPFCHGYEVRDRRIVLLAVHAGGLHPAALFRQLTHRFTVVVQPDAGVDDADVAALRASDVDVVEGTVRRVVEDAAGHVAGVELADGTVIDADVIAIGPRFTARVDAFASLGLRPVAHPSGAGDRIETDAAGQTSVQGVYAAGNVADPANQVLQAAAEGSRIGSMIGFSLAEEDMRVAARPSANALDWDDRYRDEPLWSGNPNGSLVNEINGLCPGTALDVGAGEGGDAIWLAAQGWTVTASDVSQRALDRVAVGARQREVSVECLLANANDWQPYGGRAFGLVSAQYASIPRTPDGSGVHNLLAAVAPGGTLLVVSHDIEPMRQTVDPAHGRPFDPDAYVRVEDVAEVLRSSSGWTVDVYEKRERPPGAATTAHHVEDVVLRATRR
- a CDS encoding helix-turn-helix domain-containing protein, coding for MSSKSATDDVEQVVRTRLRSLRTTLGLSLEELSKRTNVSASTISRIETGHRTISLDVLVPLARALQVDLDALLDVSGDDDVVIRPSPSRSGKRTTWMLSRPTGSTIAVKTRLEPRRQTDELRVHPGHDWFFVLSGRVRLRLGDRDIIVETGEAAEFNTMTPHAVSPEGAPAEIIQIFNRDGLHAHVHRQPG